From Piscinibacter gummiphilus:
GTGCAGGTGCCAGCCACCAGCTCGGCGCCATTGCACAGCGCGATGGCGTGCACGGTGCCGATGTGGTTGTGCACCTTGCGCTGGTTGCGGATGCGCACCTCGGCAAAGCCCTTTCGCAGGTCGACGAACTGCGGCTCGATGCTGGCGAAATACGGCGCCACGTTGCCAATGGCGGCCGAGAAGCTCTCGGGGCCGAGTTGCTGGTAGAGGGCGAGGTTCTGGCTCATTTCGGTGACTCCGTGGTGAAGTGGATGGACGCGGCGTGGTGGAGAAAGCGCGCCACGACCGCGAGTTCGTCTTGGGTGAAGCCCTTGGTGAGCTGGGCGTTGACGCGTGCCAAGACGGGCTTGGCTTGCGCGACCACCGCCCTGCCCTTGTCGGTCAGGTACAGCCGGGTGGACCGGCCGTCCTGCTCGCAGGGCTGGCGCTGGATCAACCCGTTGTCTTCCATGCGGCCGACGAGGCCAGTGATGGCCGAGTTCTTGAGCTGCAGCTGCGCCGTCAGGTCCTTCAGCTGGCAGCCCTCTTGCGACTGGATGGCGAAGAGCGCCACCACCTGCGTGCCCGACACCTCCAGCTCGGCGCTGAAGACCTGGTCGGCCGAGCGGAACAGGTTCTGGCGCGCCTGCGCTACCAGATGGAAAAGGCGCGGCTTCATCAGCCGCGGTTCGATTTACTTCGCATACGAACTATATTAGTACGCATGCGAAGTAAATGCAAGGAAGCGTCCGCTGAAGGGGAAGCAACAGAACGGAGGTCAGCGCTTCTTTGCTCTGGGGTGAGCGGCGTCGTACACCTTGGCAAGGTGCTGGAAGTCGAGCTTGGTGTAGACCTGGGTGGTCGTGATGTTGGCGTGGCCCAGCAGTTCCTGCACAGCACGTAAATCGCCGCTCGACTGCAGCAGGTGAGACGCGAACGAGTGCCGCAGCATGTGCGGGTGCACGTGGGTGGGCAGGCCCGCCTGCAGCGCGCGGGTCTTCAGACGCGAACGCACCTGGCTCGCGGTAAGGCGGGTGCCGCGCTGGCTGACGAAGAGGGCCGGCTCGCCATGCGCGGCCATCCCGGCACGTTGTTCGAGCCACGCCCGCAAGGCCGAGAGCGCCGGCCCGCCGACCGGCACGCTGCGACGCTTGCCGCCCTTGCCGAGCACGTGGGCCGTGGCATCCAAGGCGTCGATCCAGCCCGCGGCCGTGCCGCTCGGCTGCACGTCGAGTGCCACCAGCTCGCCCACACGCAAGCCGCAGCCGTAGAGCAGTTCCACAATGCAGTGGTCGCGCGCGGCCAGCGCCGGGTCGCTGTGTTCATCGGCCTGCTCGGCCAGCGCCACCGCGTGGTCGACCGACAAGGCCTTGGGCAAGGGCTTGGCCGCCTTGGGCGCGCGCACGCCTTCCACCGGGTTCAGCGTGACGAGCCCTTCACGCCCAGCCCAGCGGTAGAACCCGCGCCAGGCCGACAGGATCAGCGCGATGCTGCGTGAGGCCAACCCCTGCGCATGCAACTGCGCGGCCCAACGGCGCACGTGGTGCACCTGTGCCACACGGGGCGAAGCCAGCTTGGCCTCGTCCGCAAACGTCTGCAAGCGCTGCAGCGCATCTCGATAAAGCGCAAGCGTGCGCTGCGCGAGCCTGCGCTCGACTTCGAGGTGAACGAGATGCCGACGCAGGTCGTCGTCGAGACCGGCGGCGTCGTGCATGAACGCTAGACGACCGGCAGCAGCCGCGCGAGCCCGGCACTCGCGATCTCGCCGATGCGCACGAGGAACTCGGTGCCCATGTCGGCGCTGTAGCGCGTGGGATCGGGCGAGGCCAGCACCAGGAGGCCGAAGGCCTCGGCAGCGCCGCCGTGATGCAGCGGGATCAGCGCCATCGAGGCCACCGAGCGCGGGTCTTCGAGCCACGAGGCGGCTTCGAAGCCCGCGTTGACGCCGCAGTACGGCAGGCTAAGGCTCGACGCAAAACTCCGCGCGTCATCGCTCACCGGCTTGGCGAAGCCCAGCATGCTGAAGGCTTCGGCCGCGCCCCACACGCGGATGGCCGCCTGCGGGATCATGAACTGGTGCTTCAGCTCGCGCACCAGCACGTCGGGCAGGTCACCCGGGTTCTGCGTGAGCATGATGGCACGCGTCCACTTGTGCAGCTTGTCCGCGATGGCCACGTTCTCCTGGCCGTGGCGGATCATCTCGACGATGCGCTGCTCCAGACCCTTGTGTTTCTCGCGGAGCATTTCCATCTGCCGCTCCTGCAGCGAGACGGCGCGCTGCCCGTGCGGGCTCATGATCTGGATGGATGCCAGCAGCTCGGCATGCCGCTCGAAGAACCCCGGCGTGTTGGCGAGGTAGTTGGCGATGTCCTGCTCGGTGATGCCTTGGATGCTCACAGCGAAATTTCTCCTTCGAAAACGGTGACGGCCGGGCCGGTCATCAGCACGTGCGAATCGCCCCCTTGCCATTCAATGGTGAGGCGGCCGCCACGCGCATCGACGTCGACGCGCTTGTCGAGCAGGCCAAGGCGGATGCCCGCCACGACCGCCGCGCAGGCGCCGGTGCCGCAGGCGAGCGTCTCGCCGGCCCCGCGCTCGTAGACGCGCAGGCGGATGTGGCTACGGCTCACGACCTGCATGAAGCCGGCGTTGACCTTGCGCGGGAAGTGCGGATCGGCTTCGATCAGCGGGCCGTGCACTTCGACGGGTGCATGGTCCACGCTGTCGACCACCTGCACGGCGTGGGGGTTGCCCATCGAGAGCACAGCCACGTCGTCGATGACGCCATCGCCCACGTCGAGCGGCCAGAGTTCGATATCGCCGTGGCGGCGCGGGCTGAGGCCTTGCGGGTCGAACGGGACTTGCGGCAGCTCGAAGATCGGCGCACCCATGTCGACGGTCACGCGCCCGTCGTCCTGCAGGCGCAACTCGAGCAGGGTGTTCATGGTGTCGACG
This genomic window contains:
- a CDS encoding hotdog fold domain-containing protein; the encoded protein is MSQNLALYQQLGPESFSAAIGNVAPYFASIEPQFVDLRKGFAEVRIRNQRKVHNHIGTVHAIALCNGAELVAGTCTDVSIPQGARWLPIAMTVQYLAKAKTDIRVVTEADGVDWSKPGNIEVPVAAYDTEGTKVLGAVITMNVKH
- a CDS encoding MarR family transcriptional regulator — protein: MKPRLFHLVAQARQNLFRSADQVFSAELEVSGTQVVALFAIQSQEGCQLKDLTAQLQLKNSAITGLVGRMEDNGLIQRQPCEQDGRSTRLYLTDKGRAVVAQAKPVLARVNAQLTKGFTQDELAVVARFLHHAASIHFTTESPK
- the xerC gene encoding tyrosine recombinase XerC, translated to MHDAAGLDDDLRRHLVHLEVERRLAQRTLALYRDALQRLQTFADEAKLASPRVAQVHHVRRWAAQLHAQGLASRSIALILSAWRGFYRWAGREGLVTLNPVEGVRAPKAAKPLPKALSVDHAVALAEQADEHSDPALAARDHCIVELLYGCGLRVGELVALDVQPSGTAAGWIDALDATAHVLGKGGKRRSVPVGGPALSALRAWLEQRAGMAAHGEPALFVSQRGTRLTASQVRSRLKTRALQAGLPTHVHPHMLRHSFASHLLQSSGDLRAVQELLGHANITTTQVYTKLDFQHLAKVYDAAHPRAKKR
- a CDS encoding DUF484 family protein gives rise to the protein MSIQGITEQDIANYLANTPGFFERHAELLASIQIMSPHGQRAVSLQERQMEMLREKHKGLEQRIVEMIRHGQENVAIADKLHKWTRAIMLTQNPGDLPDVLVRELKHQFMIPQAAIRVWGAAEAFSMLGFAKPVSDDARSFASSLSLPYCGVNAGFEAASWLEDPRSVASMALIPLHHGGAAEAFGLLVLASPDPTRYSADMGTEFLVRIGEIASAGLARLLPVV
- the dapF gene encoding diaminopimelate epimerase; the encoded protein is MQLRFTKMQGAGNDFVVLDATQQPLDLTPEQYRQLGDRRFGIGADQILVVEKSRTPGVDFRYRIFNGGSGDEVEQCGNGARCFVRFVRDRGLTDKKVIRVDTMNTLLELRLQDDGRVTVDMGAPIFELPQVPFDPQGLSPRRHGDIELWPLDVGDGVIDDVAVLSMGNPHAVQVVDSVDHAPVEVHGPLIEADPHFPRKVNAGFMQVVSRSHIRLRVYERGAGETLACGTGACAAVVAGIRLGLLDKRVDVDARGGRLTIEWQGGDSHVLMTGPAVTVFEGEISL